Proteins encoded in a region of the Rothia mucilaginosa genome:
- a CDS encoding 2Fe-2S iron-sulfur cluster-binding protein, producing the protein MGVTIKVTDEAGVNYDIQWEDHHTLLEALQANGVPVLATCGGNASCATCHGFIDPEHFEASGERTEAEQDLLDMVDDVANEYSRLCCQVEYAPGMDGAEIQMQAAM; encoded by the coding sequence ATGGGCGTAACGATTAAGGTCACTGACGAAGCAGGCGTAAACTACGACATTCAGTGGGAAGACCACCACACCCTCCTGGAAGCCCTCCAGGCTAACGGCGTGCCGGTCCTCGCAACCTGCGGTGGTAACGCATCCTGCGCTACCTGCCACGGCTTCATCGACCCCGAGCACTTCGAGGCTTCCGGTGAGCGCACCGAAGCTGAGCAGGACCTGCTCGACATGGTCGACGATGTCGCCAACGAGTACTCTCGCCTGTGCTGCCAGGTCGAGTACGCCCCCGGTATGGACGGAGCAGAAATCCAAATGCAGGCGGCGATGTAA
- a CDS encoding malonic semialdehyde reductase has protein sequence MTRLNEEQLINLFHEPRTVSSFTEEPVTDEQLRRIQELTFYGPTAFNSQPLRITWVKSPEARERLVAHLADGNKAKTQAAPVTAILSADANWVEHADTFNPNAAGFIKGYYTTEELATPAAELSAHLQAGYFITAIRALGLDAGPMTGADFAGIKKEFFADNAEIPFLVVNIGHGEAPAYPRGARFSHDEVARSL, from the coding sequence ATGACCCGCCTGAACGAAGAACAGCTCATCAACCTCTTCCACGAGCCGCGCACCGTCTCCTCCTTTACCGAGGAACCCGTTACTGACGAGCAGCTACGCCGCATCCAGGAGCTGACCTTCTACGGCCCCACCGCCTTCAACAGCCAGCCCCTGCGCATCACCTGGGTCAAGAGCCCCGAGGCACGCGAGCGCCTCGTCGCGCACCTGGCAGACGGCAACAAGGCAAAGACTCAGGCGGCACCGGTGACCGCAATCCTCTCCGCAGACGCGAACTGGGTAGAGCACGCTGACACCTTCAATCCCAACGCTGCCGGCTTCATCAAGGGCTACTACACCACCGAGGAGCTTGCCACCCCCGCCGCTGAGCTGAGCGCTCACCTGCAGGCAGGCTACTTCATCACCGCAATCCGTGCCCTCGGCCTGGACGCTGGCCCCATGACCGGCGCAGACTTCGCCGGCATCAAGAAGGAATTCTTCGCGGATAACGCAGAGATCCCCTTCCTCGTCGTCAACATCGGTCACGGCGAGGCTCCCGCATACCCGCGCGGTGCACGCTTCAGCCACGACGAGGTCGCTCGCTCCCTCTAA
- a CDS encoding DUF4232 domain-containing protein, translating to MFKSAQVLASTTLLCCVLALSGCGASQAGQEAEGTSAQPSASASVKPGTIRVASDGATPSVSPGSITVVNSPDAEHHESSSEHSESSSHTETHESKQSSDSHSSESSHEGSEQNKSDDSDSQQDSQKSSDSSSQSGSRSSGNSSNSSGSSNSSNSSNSSNSSSSSEKSSNSSNNNVEGPGQCDLDDLNVSVAIGEGSPGARNYTLYFQNSSNSPCTLRGYPRVVHAGPSGTWVGREASTSDEYMNPAGVTLNPGDSTTAVLRSVYPARFGDDCGSRPVQGFLVGLPSGSGGVIVPLDTTACSSSVPQLSVGQFGAR from the coding sequence ATGTTTAAATCGGCTCAGGTACTCGCATCAACCACCCTCCTCTGTTGCGTGCTAGCGCTCAGTGGATGCGGCGCGTCCCAGGCCGGTCAGGAAGCTGAAGGCACCTCGGCACAGCCGAGCGCTTCGGCTTCGGTCAAGCCCGGCACGATTCGAGTAGCCTCCGACGGGGCTACCCCTTCGGTGAGCCCGGGCTCCATTACCGTGGTGAACTCCCCCGACGCGGAACACCACGAGTCTTCCTCTGAGCACTCCGAGTCTTCCTCCCACACCGAGACTCACGAGTCGAAGCAGAGCTCTGACTCTCATTCCTCTGAGTCCTCCCACGAGGGTTCCGAGCAGAACAAGTCGGACGACTCTGATTCTCAGCAGGACTCCCAGAAGAGTTCAGACTCGTCTTCGCAGTCGGGTTCTCGCTCTTCGGGCAACTCTTCGAACTCCTCCGGTTCCTCGAACTCGTCGAATTCTTCCAACTCCTCGAATTCCTCGAGCTCTTCGGAGAAGTCCTCTAACTCCTCCAACAACAACGTTGAGGGTCCCGGCCAGTGCGATTTGGATGACCTGAACGTTTCGGTTGCTATTGGAGAAGGCTCCCCCGGCGCCCGAAACTACACCCTGTACTTCCAGAACTCCTCGAACTCCCCCTGCACCCTGCGCGGCTACCCGCGCGTGGTCCATGCGGGTCCTTCGGGAACCTGGGTTGGTCGTGAGGCTTCCACCTCCGACGAGTACATGAACCCTGCGGGTGTGACCCTCAACCCCGGCGATAGCACCACCGCGGTGCTGCGTTCGGTGTACCCGGCACGCTTCGGTGACGATTGCGGCAGCCGCCCGGTTCAGGGCTTCCTGGTGGGTCTTCCCTCCGGTTCCGGTGGCGTGATTGTTCCGCTGGATACGACCGCATGTTCCTCGTCTGTTCCGCAGCTGTCGGTGGGTCAATTTGGTGCCCGCTAA
- a CDS encoding TetR/AcrR family transcriptional regulator, protein MEHSQKNAEPRTGALRMEPHEREEQILKIAAEHFTRRGVLGASMSAIARDAGITRALLYHYFPGKDSLAAAVTRREANAVLEALGEHHENPEEALRNALRTYFLVVAGVPTPGGEDFPNNPTDYLEWMLERTGMPINDRTRVILGGWLQLVDYFAMHVVQLNPRDQRTVRSRGLGLEEAIDLCLGAVDTLTGGY, encoded by the coding sequence ATGGAACATTCACAAAAGAATGCGGAGCCTCGCACCGGTGCCCTGCGCATGGAACCGCACGAACGCGAAGAGCAAATTCTGAAAATTGCTGCAGAACATTTCACTCGTCGCGGCGTGCTCGGTGCCTCCATGAGCGCTATCGCCCGCGATGCAGGCATTACCCGCGCCCTGCTCTACCACTACTTTCCCGGCAAGGACTCCCTGGCGGCAGCCGTCACCCGACGCGAAGCCAACGCAGTCCTTGAGGCTCTTGGCGAGCACCACGAAAACCCCGAAGAGGCGTTGCGCAATGCGCTACGCACGTACTTCCTCGTTGTAGCCGGCGTTCCCACCCCCGGTGGGGAGGACTTCCCGAACAACCCTACCGACTACCTCGAATGGATGCTTGAACGCACCGGCATGCCGATTAATGACCGCACCCGCGTCATCCTCGGAGGCTGGTTGCAGCTCGTCGACTACTTCGCCATGCACGTCGTGCAGCTCAACCCCCGCGATCAGCGCACCGTTCGCTCCCGCGGGCTCGGGCTCGAAGAAGCTATCGACCTGTGCCTGGGTGCCGTGGACACCCTCACCGGCGGCTACTAG
- a CDS encoding DEAD/DEAH box helicase, whose product MTDALSHFSTPVRDWFRATFSAPTAAQEGAWESIRNGNNTLIIAPTGSGKTLAAFLWALDALHREHEAGTAGGTRILYISPLKALGADVERNLRAPLIGITRLSGNNTGEPSISVGVRSGDTPARERRQLISNPPDILITTPESLYLMLTSAARNTLAGVTTVIVDEIHNLAATKRGAHLAVSLERLDALLEKPAQRIGLSATVENPEAVARFLGGIQPVTIMSRPVAKEWDLRLSVPVPNMAALGGANDYGQGLYAPSEYAPSEVPGGGGSTSAGSAQGAAQPAPSAANTPASAPYTLEDAIGVFPGQEADQAYPTQADGNTAPKNTLTIPEESLRETADSERPEPSIWPRVQERIVDHIENNRSTIVFVNSRGLAEKLTAALNDIHLRRVLAKQGISPEDYAAGICDIAEVPPLARAHHGSVSKEQRTLIEEALKGGTLRCVVATSSLELGIDMGHVDLVIQVAAPPSVASALQRVGRAGHRVGDISRGVFYPKHRGDLLGATVTLAGMRSGTLEPLAIPTNPLDVLAQQTVAACTLGPISVDSWYEALRRSAPYSELPRALFDATLEMLAGRYPSDEFAELRPRILWDRTPTEQAPSGSIEGRPGAQRLAVTSGGTIPDRGLFPVYLVSGDEERGPKRVGELDEEMVYESRAGEVITLGASSWRIEEITHDAVRVSPAPGQPARLPFWHGDRMGRPYALGVQTGAFTRALSSLDATDSAAARQQLEQLGLDRWAVDNLLAYLREQRESTGAVPSDRRLIVERHRDELGDWRLILHSPLGYSVHAPWALAVRTRIIERYGVDASVMAADDGIILRLPAMEDVPPGADLFLFDPEELEGIVTERVGDSALFASRFRENAARALLLPRRDPGKRTPLWQQRQRAAQLLDVARKYPDFPVLLETARECLQDVYNLPALLQVHRALESRGIALMEVETEAPSPFARTLLFEYVAEHLYDADAPAAERRAAALSLDPALLAELLGSSGLRDLLDPAVLVQTQQRLQRTGERYRACGVEGVADLLRQLGPLSAQELSLRLRADSLQAAAPGIEHEDSEDYGEEYSAHASTDQARALAEELVRSRRAFSFMGAADGSAEPQLYYAVVEDAARLRDGLGIMPAAALPLAFLEPVAEPLEDLVSRFARTHIPFTAQQAAEHFSRLTPVGVGVLTPVLQRLQQQRRLSSGEFLPEVLRASEAAGVEWVDAQVLRTIRARSLAALREEIEPVSAQVYGIFLPLWQNVRSLSVRVAQTLPEASAYGAFMPSRRTATVVGERVAPLSTAAPNPLAEHGAEHTGQDSASATEDLLTTIDQLAGVRVPASALETLILPARVPGYQPHMLDELMASGRVFFTGAGQLGGGSAQKSDGWIRLHLSESSSLTLGEDYPEQLLRAENPEPWEALQAPGTLEHAIYEALAHGGLFVPALRERVAQLMSAAAPAGQVVTFPDTAEISAALWRLVWAGAVTNDSFAPVRAMLAGVRSAHPTPATPARLSRVGRRGAGRIAAARASMGNGLAGGYGADSYSSSGYSAPATGRGLRSLRGGFHTTAPAVAPQDSGRFSRVDTLLQEPVEATVAALARADLLLDRYGVLTRGCLQVEDSTGGFSQLYRIYSAAEDRALVRRGYFIEGLGAAQFAAPATVDLLRSTADSLSVPAGPQGFGATQGFGASAYTPQRTDTERVYGTFTVTLLAATDPANPYGAALSWPAIPSFAHEGEGTVKHRPARKAGACVVLVDGAPVLYVERGAKTLLAFTTDPVLLEAAAPALARLVSTGGAEKISVEKVNDVELLGTHTVSTSTLGASGGEVVEHPVEALRTALQAQGFYATVRGLSLRRSI is encoded by the coding sequence ATGACCGACGCACTCTCCCATTTCTCCACCCCCGTACGCGACTGGTTCCGTGCCACCTTCAGCGCACCCACCGCCGCCCAAGAAGGCGCCTGGGAGAGCATCCGCAACGGCAACAACACCCTCATCATCGCCCCCACCGGCTCCGGCAAAACCCTCGCCGCCTTCCTCTGGGCACTCGACGCCCTGCACCGCGAACACGAAGCCGGAACCGCAGGCGGCACGCGCATCCTCTACATCTCGCCCCTCAAAGCGCTCGGCGCCGACGTCGAACGCAACCTGCGCGCACCATTGATCGGAATCACCCGCCTAAGCGGAAACAACACGGGTGAACCGAGCATCAGCGTGGGCGTGCGTAGCGGCGACACCCCCGCACGCGAACGCCGCCAGCTCATCAGCAACCCGCCCGACATTCTCATCACCACCCCCGAATCCCTCTACCTCATGCTCACCAGCGCCGCCCGCAACACCCTCGCGGGCGTGACCACCGTGATCGTGGACGAGATTCACAACCTCGCCGCCACCAAACGCGGCGCGCACCTGGCGGTCTCCCTTGAACGCCTTGACGCGCTCCTCGAAAAGCCCGCGCAGCGCATTGGTCTCTCCGCAACCGTCGAAAACCCGGAGGCGGTCGCCCGGTTCCTCGGCGGCATTCAGCCGGTGACCATCATGAGCCGCCCGGTCGCCAAAGAATGGGACCTGCGTCTGAGCGTGCCCGTACCCAATATGGCGGCGCTCGGAGGCGCCAACGACTACGGGCAGGGGCTCTACGCCCCATCAGAATATGCGCCCTCGGAGGTGCCGGGCGGCGGGGGCTCAACTTCTGCCGGCTCGGCGCAGGGCGCGGCACAGCCTGCCCCCAGCGCAGCGAATACCCCGGCAAGCGCGCCCTACACGCTGGAAGATGCCATTGGCGTATTCCCCGGGCAGGAAGCCGACCAAGCGTACCCGACTCAGGCTGACGGTAACACCGCGCCCAAAAATACGCTCACCATCCCGGAAGAATCACTCCGTGAAACCGCCGATAGCGAGCGCCCGGAGCCTTCCATCTGGCCGCGTGTGCAGGAGCGCATCGTCGACCATATTGAGAACAACCGTTCTACGATTGTTTTCGTTAACTCGCGTGGACTAGCGGAAAAGCTCACCGCGGCACTCAACGATATTCACCTACGCCGCGTGCTCGCAAAGCAGGGCATCAGCCCCGAAGACTACGCGGCAGGCATCTGCGACATCGCCGAGGTGCCGCCGCTCGCCCGCGCGCACCACGGCTCCGTATCCAAGGAACAGCGCACCCTCATCGAGGAGGCACTCAAGGGCGGAACCCTGCGCTGCGTGGTCGCCACCAGCTCCCTGGAGCTGGGCATCGACATGGGCCACGTGGACCTCGTAATCCAGGTGGCCGCACCTCCCTCCGTCGCCTCCGCCCTGCAGCGCGTGGGCCGCGCCGGCCACCGCGTGGGCGATATTTCGCGCGGTGTCTTCTACCCCAAGCACCGCGGCGACCTCCTCGGGGCGACCGTGACCCTCGCGGGTATGCGCAGCGGAACCCTCGAGCCGCTTGCCATCCCCACCAACCCCCTGGACGTACTCGCCCAGCAGACCGTGGCCGCCTGCACCCTCGGGCCCATCAGCGTTGACTCCTGGTACGAGGCCCTGCGCCGCAGCGCCCCCTACTCCGAGCTGCCCCGCGCCCTCTTCGACGCCACGCTCGAAATGCTCGCCGGCCGCTACCCCTCCGACGAGTTCGCCGAGCTGCGCCCGCGCATCCTCTGGGATCGAACCCCCACCGAGCAGGCGCCCTCCGGCAGTATCGAGGGCCGCCCCGGGGCTCAGCGCCTCGCCGTCACCAGCGGCGGCACGATTCCCGACCGCGGGCTCTTCCCCGTCTATCTGGTCAGTGGCGATGAGGAGCGCGGCCCCAAGCGTGTGGGTGAGCTCGACGAAGAAATGGTGTACGAATCCCGCGCCGGCGAGGTCATCACCCTCGGGGCGAGTAGCTGGCGCATTGAAGAAATTACGCACGACGCGGTGCGGGTCTCCCCCGCACCCGGTCAGCCCGCGCGCCTGCCCTTCTGGCACGGCGACCGCATGGGCCGCCCCTACGCACTGGGCGTGCAGACGGGTGCGTTCACGCGCGCCCTCTCCAGCCTGGATGCCACCGATAGCGCCGCCGCCCGCCAGCAGCTCGAACAGCTCGGCCTGGACCGTTGGGCCGTGGACAATCTGCTGGCCTACCTGCGCGAGCAGCGCGAATCCACGGGTGCCGTTCCCTCCGACCGGCGCCTCATCGTGGAACGTCACCGCGACGAGCTGGGCGATTGGCGGCTGATTCTCCACTCGCCCCTGGGCTACTCGGTGCACGCCCCCTGGGCCCTCGCGGTGCGCACCCGCATTATCGAGCGCTACGGCGTGGACGCCTCGGTCATGGCGGCTGACGACGGCATCATCCTGCGTCTGCCCGCGATGGAGGACGTGCCGCCCGGGGCCGACCTCTTCCTCTTCGATCCCGAAGAGCTGGAGGGCATCGTCACCGAACGCGTGGGCGATTCGGCGCTTTTTGCGTCTCGGTTCCGTGAGAATGCGGCGCGTGCCCTGCTGTTGCCGCGCCGTGATCCGGGTAAGCGCACCCCGCTGTGGCAGCAGCGTCAGCGCGCCGCGCAGCTGCTGGATGTGGCGCGTAAGTACCCTGATTTTCCGGTGCTTTTGGAGACGGCGCGCGAGTGCCTGCAGGACGTGTACAATCTGCCGGCGCTGCTACAGGTGCACCGCGCTCTGGAGTCTCGCGGTATTGCCCTGATGGAGGTGGAGACCGAGGCTCCCTCGCCCTTCGCCCGCACCCTGCTCTTCGAGTACGTGGCCGAGCACCTCTACGACGCGGATGCGCCCGCCGCCGAGCGCCGCGCCGCCGCACTGTCGCTGGATCCGGCTCTGCTGGCGGAGTTGCTGGGTTCAAGCGGTCTGCGCGACCTGCTGGATCCGGCGGTTCTGGTGCAGACTCAGCAGCGTCTGCAGCGCACGGGTGAGCGTTACCGCGCCTGCGGTGTGGAGGGCGTGGCGGATCTTTTGCGTCAGCTGGGTCCGTTGAGCGCGCAGGAATTGAGCCTGCGTTTGCGGGCTGACAGCTTGCAGGCGGCGGCACCCGGCATTGAGCATGAAGATTCCGAAGATTACGGCGAGGAGTACAGTGCGCACGCCAGCACGGATCAGGCGCGTGCCCTGGCGGAGGAGCTGGTGCGCTCGCGCCGCGCGTTCTCGTTCATGGGAGCTGCCGATGGTTCCGCCGAGCCGCAGCTGTACTATGCGGTGGTTGAGGATGCCGCGCGCCTGCGCGACGGCCTGGGCATTATGCCCGCCGCGGCGCTACCGCTCGCCTTCCTGGAGCCGGTGGCCGAACCGCTCGAGGATCTGGTCTCCCGTTTTGCCCGCACCCATATTCCCTTCACGGCGCAGCAGGCGGCGGAGCATTTTTCGCGCCTGACCCCGGTGGGTGTGGGCGTACTGACTCCGGTGTTGCAGCGTCTTCAGCAGCAGCGCCGCCTGAGCTCCGGCGAGTTCCTGCCCGAGGTGTTGCGTGCCTCCGAGGCGGCTGGTGTTGAGTGGGTGGATGCGCAGGTTTTGCGCACGATTCGTGCCCGTTCTCTGGCGGCGTTGCGTGAGGAGATTGAGCCGGTATCGGCGCAGGTCTATGGCATTTTTCTACCTTTGTGGCAGAACGTTCGTTCTTTATCTGTGCGGGTTGCTCAGACCCTGCCGGAGGCGAGCGCCTACGGTGCGTTCATGCCCTCCCGCCGCACCGCCACGGTGGTAGGTGAGAGGGTGGCACCCCTCAGCACAGCGGCACCCAACCCGTTAGCTGAGCACGGCGCAGAACATACGGGACAAGATTCCGCCTCCGCCACGGAGGATCTGCTCACCACCATCGACCAGCTGGCGGGTGTGCGCGTACCGGCTTCCGCGCTGGAGACGCTGATTCTTCCGGCACGCGTGCCCGGCTACCAGCCGCACATGCTGGACGAGCTGATGGCAAGCGGCAGGGTGTTCTTCACCGGCGCCGGGCAGCTCGGCGGCGGTAGCGCGCAGAAGTCTGACGGCTGGATTCGCCTGCACTTGAGCGAGAGTTCCTCGCTGACCCTGGGTGAGGACTACCCGGAGCAGCTGTTGCGCGCGGAGAACCCGGAGCCTTGGGAGGCACTGCAGGCTCCGGGCACGCTGGAGCACGCCATCTATGAGGCGCTGGCTCACGGCGGCCTGTTCGTGCCGGCGCTACGTGAGCGGGTGGCGCAGCTGATGAGCGCGGCGGCACCAGCCGGTCAGGTGGTGACTTTCCCGGATACGGCGGAGATTTCGGCGGCGCTGTGGCGCCTGGTGTGGGCTGGTGCGGTGACGAACGATAGTTTCGCGCCAGTTCGGGCGATGCTTGCGGGCGTGCGCAGTGCGCATCCGACTCCGGCAACCCCTGCGCGCCTGTCGCGAGTGGGTCGCCGCGGTGCGGGTCGTATTGCGGCGGCGCGCGCCTCCATGGGTAACGGCTTGGCCGGCGGTTACGGCGCTGATAGCTATAGTTCCAGCGGCTACTCTGCGCCTGCCACCGGGCGTGGTCTGCGTTCCCTGCGCGGCGGGTTCCATACGACCGCCCCCGCCGTTGCCCCGCAGGATAGCGGCCGCTTCTCACGCGTGGACACGCTACTGCAGGAGCCTGTGGAGGCGACGGTTGCGGCACTCGCACGCGCCGACCTGCTGCTGGACCGCTACGGTGTGCTGACTCGCGGGTGCCTGCAGGTGGAGGATTCTACCGGCGGATTCTCGCAGCTGTACCGGATTTATTCGGCGGCTGAGGATCGTGCGCTGGTGCGTCGCGGCTACTTTATTGAGGGTTTGGGCGCGGCGCAGTTTGCCGCCCCCGCGACGGTGGACCTGCTGCGTTCTACCGCCGATAGCCTCAGTGTTCCCGCAGGTCCACAGGGTTTTGGCGCGACACAGGGTTTTGGTGCGAGTGCCTACACCCCGCAGCGTACCGATACGGAGCGGGTGTACGGCACGTTCACGGTGACCCTGTTGGCGGCGACCGACCCGGCGAACCCGTACGGTGCGGCGCTGAGCTGGCCCGCGATTCCCTCCTTTGCGCACGAGGGCGAGGGCACCGTGAAGCACCGTCCGGCACGCAAGGCGGGTGCCTGCGTGGTGCTGGTGGACGGCGCACCGGTGCTCTATGTGGAGCGTGGCGCGAAGACCCTGTTGGCTTTCACTACCGACCCGGTACTTCTGGAGGCGGCGGCCCCCGCCCTGGCGCGCCTGGTGTCCACCGGTGGCGCGGAGAAGATTTCGGTGGAGAAGGTCAACGATGTGGAGCTTTTGGGCACCCACACGGTGAGCACATCCACATTGGGCGCATCCGGCGGCGAGGTTGTAGAGCATCCGGTGGAGGCGCTGCGTACGGCGCTGCAGGCGCAGGGGTTCTACGCGACGGTTCGCGGCTTATCGCTACGCCGCTCCATTTAG